Proteins found in one Thunnus maccoyii chromosome 5, fThuMac1.1, whole genome shotgun sequence genomic segment:
- the dnajb9a gene encoding dnaJ homolog subfamily B member 9a — MATAQSAVTFAVCILMITELILAKKDYYDILGVPKDATERQIKKAFHKLAMKYHPDKNNSPDAEVRFREIAEAYETLSDETRRREYDQFRGSSAYFTGETQDRRRQSAQQPFSFNFDDIFKDFDIYSQNRHARHRRHFEEHSRSHKESHSRHKRHFQGGFGAGIFDDVFDDIERMFTFDRHTKQTESRFHGASKQHCRTVTQRRGNMVTTYTDCTAS, encoded by the exons ATGGCCACTGCACAGTCAGCTGTAACGTTTGCAGTTTGCATCCTCATGATAACAGAACTGATACTTGCCAAGAAGGACTACTATGATATATTGGGTGTGCCTAAAGATGCCACTGAGCGTCAGATAAAAAAGGCTTTCCACAAGCTTGCAATGAAATATCACCCAGATAAGAACAATAGCCCGGATGCTGAAGTGAGATTCAGGGAAATTGCTGAAG cttatGAAACTTTATCGGATGAAACCAGAAGAAGAGAGTACGACCAGTTCAGGGGCAGCTCTGCCTACTTCACCGGGGAGACACAAGACAGACGTAGACAGAGCGCCCAACAACCTTTCAGCTTCAATTTTGACGACATATTCAAGGACTTTGACATCTACAGCCAGAACAGGCACGCCCGTCACCGAAGACACTTTGAAGAACACTCCAGGTCCCACAAGGAGTCCCACAGCAGACACAAGAGACACTTTCAAGGAGGTTTTGGAGCAGGTATCTTTGATGACGTGTTTGACGACATAGAGAGAATGTTTACTTTTGACAGACACACCAAACAGACTGAAAGCAGGTTTCATGGTGCATCAAAACAGCACTGTAGAACAGTGACACAGCGCAGAGGAAATATGGTGACCACATACACAGACTGCACTGCATCGTAA